A portion of the Lolium rigidum isolate FL_2022 chromosome 1, APGP_CSIRO_Lrig_0.1, whole genome shotgun sequence genome contains these proteins:
- the LOC124652607 gene encoding nucleobase-ascorbate transporter 6-like — MAGGVAAPPPKQEEMHPHPIKDQLPSVSYCITSPPPWPEAIILGFQHFIVMLGTSVLIPSALVPQMGGGNGEKARVIQTLLFVAGINTLCQSFFGTRLPAVMGGSYTVVAPTISIILASRYSNETDPHQKFLRTMRGTQGAFIIASTIQIILGFSGLWRNVVRLLSPLSAAPLIALAGFGLYELGFPGVAKCVEIGLPEIILLLIFSQYLPHVIHVAKPVFNQFSVIFTIAIVWLYAYILTVSGAYNKAPMKTQVHCRVDRSGLIGGASWISVPYPFQWGAPTFDAGECFAVMMASFVALVESTGTFIAVSRYASATMIPPSILGRGIGWQGIGTLLGAFFGTANGTAVSVENAGLLALTHVGSRRVVQISAGFMIFFSVLGKFGAIFASIPLPIFAALYCIFFAYVGACGLSFLQFCNLNSFRTKFIVGFSIFMGLSVPQYFNEYTSVAGYGPVHTGARWFNDMVNVPFSSKPFVAVLVAYFLDNTMHRRDSAVRRDRGYHWWDKFRSFKTDTRSEEFYSLPFNLNKFFPSV, encoded by the exons ATGGCCGGAGgagtggcggcgccgccgccgaagcaGGAGGAGATGCACCCGCACCCGATCAAGGACCAGCTACCCAGCGTCTCCTACTGCATCACCAGCCCACCACCCTGGC CTGAAGCCATTATACTTGGGTTCCAGCACTTCATCGTCATGCTGGGCACATCTGTCCTTATACCCAGCGCTCTTGTTCCCCAGATGGGAGGAGGAAAT GGTGAGAAGGCTCGGGTGATTCAGACGCTGCTGTTCGTCGCCGGCATCAACACCCTGTGCCAGTCATTCTTCGGGACGCGTCTCCCCGCTGTCATGGGTGGATCCTACACCGTTGTTGCACCCACAATTTCTATCATTTTGGCCAGCCGGTACAGCAATGAAACAGATCCTCATCAG AAATTCTTGCGGACCATGCGAGGGACACAAGGCGCTTTCATCATTGCATCCACGATTCAGATCATACTTGGTTTCAGTGGCCTCTGGCGCAATGTAGTTAG ATTGCTAAGTCCATTGTCTGCTGCTCCTCTGATAGCTCTTGCTGGATTTGGGCTATATGAGCTTGGTTTTCCAGGG GTTGCGAAATGTGTCGAAATTGGGCTTCCAGAAATCATTCTACTACTCATATTTTCTCAG TATTTACCTCATGTTATACATGTGGCAAAACCTGTGTTCAACCAATTTTCTGTGATTTTCACCATCGCTATTGTGTGGCTGTATGCATACATTCTCACTGTTAGTGGTGCATACAACAAAGCCCCAATGAAGACACAAGTCCATTGTCGTGTTGACCGCTCCGGACTTATCGGTGGAGCTTCCTG GATATCAGTCCCGTACCCTTTCCAATGGGGGGCTCCCACATTTGATGCTGGTGAATGTTTTGCAGTGATGATGGCATCATTTGTTGCTCTTGTTGAG TCAACTGGGACGTTCATTGCTGTGTCAAGATATGCTAGCGCAACTATGATACCTCCCTCAATTCTTGGTCGGGGCATTGGTTGGCAG GGTATTGGTACATTACTGGGTGCATTTTTCGGGACAGCCAATGGGACTGCAGTGTCAGT TGAAAATGCTGGTTTACTAGCTCTGACACATGTTGGCAGCCGGAGAGTAGTGCAGATATCTGCTGGCTTCATGATTTTCTTCTCTGTTCTTG GGAAATTTGGAGCCATATTTGCGTCAATTCCACTGCCAATATTTGCTGCCCTTTACTGCATTTTCTTTGCATATGTTG GTGCATGCGGTCTGAGCTTCCTCCAGTTCTGCAACCTCAACAGCTTCAGGACCAAGTTCATCGTGGGGTTCTCCATCTTCATGGGCCTATCAGTTCCCCAGTACTTCAACGAGTACACGTCGGTCGCAGGTTACGGCCCGGTGCACACTGGCGCTCGATGG TTCAACGACATGGTAAACGTGCCGTTCTCGTCCAAGCCGTTCGTGGCGGTGCTGGTGGCCTACTTCCTGGACAACACGATGCACAGGCGCGACAGCGCGGTGAGGAGGGACAGAGGGTACCACTGGTGGGACAAGTTCAGGAGCTTCAAGACGGACACCCGGAGCGAGGAGTTCTACTCCCTGCCCTTCAATCTCAACAAGTTCTTCCCTTCCGTGTGA